From Eubalaena glacialis isolate mEubGla1 chromosome 5, mEubGla1.1.hap2.+ XY, whole genome shotgun sequence, one genomic window encodes:
- the LOC133092499 gene encoding collagen alpha-1(I) chain-like: MLPGQPRGPPAPWPQGRRQQSHVPGITSSESEGTQAPRQSTENSGPKSRHSRGPARSHAGCVEREGEREVGPEQSPPMSTPGAQRPGVCADPAISPVPSSVAHATHLPSEEQLEAGSLREVTPGRRQPPLPCPQPAAHLPAPPSGPPPPARTAPGGPSSPRRDTSASTPLPFPPAVGAPEVCACSHVTCGPQRGGLCVRPDRPVEERALSRAPRRPQRQSQKPAGRAGAPVWACPGPSPASWCPDRADKQDGRGRGCRWSGDQTIEGVRGVCAPDKPRQPSPERSALEGAGGGLNTSGPDGWRPELSCSEPLIPQPPSLPDPRSLAPAVPLLHPSPSEATYGPRVVPSHKEDIPNGRIRQRPPAPITGNSQSWRCTRGARVHRAGPVGQADQDTTVPVWTSIHSPAHLLGQGLSSLSYIIFLSWARLSGCGPALLLTPTLPAVATLRPPAPLLVRSKVPVGGPPDLTSEIDPWCPLGCPPKADGEGACRCDCGDCVVKSDGDHVLCETPCVCVLLGVQGAPLSLPPRACFITNSMVMALSSQRLLGGSQLTCECGQEFSAWGEDMITGMGACSSEEPAFEKRGQAQGRLEVTGSAASLVEPWATGAGTHLKDGKAPRRRTAPAGGRLSAQPGPGRGHLGPSARPAGPGKELRAGAPVTFLGLGPGRGRAVSGRARSGRPGPCGAPGNAAAAEGHREEGASHVGVPRPPPASERDEVGGAAAAGRAPAGGGDRRGGAAPPFPLQNADPGPDSGGGGIPGRELPSQRARPRPTPQSRSPDTAPSHRHPLCVDRAGADPPTPRQGPALPSASAPPPPPRPPPPRGLRDFLCGVNRAAGRPGSLQGRRLGLQSHRPSWGRKSVVGGVRVSAGLLVGPTVRIGGPAGPPSRQETHGAAASPDAGAVGAGLGSVHSSCQPALGEEVQGGRSRPREHPEEDLGSGDQCPSLQPAGEAGAERETSITARKAKPRAPVSVSGLKTQEGVGVEEVGASWKPLPGSLHGSLHSLQGGLVPAGPLYPGRAQDHLKSFFNPGMGPEAAPRVPDQGAPRLPPGNPEDAPLPEELAQALPSPPSYSRGLLHPPSAARTSLGDLSQDTPSEAWLRAQTEGGWPVQSEARPVWVPLEGFTPRRHGEMPVYSVGEGSSFGPGSNPAASSSAHLERSACSPGGEGSPGPGRLLWITSTTSEGPTR; this comes from the exons ATGCTCCCTGGCCAGCCCCGAGGGCCCCcagctccctggcctcagggcagACGCCAGCAGAGCCATGTCCCAGGGATCACGTCTTCTGAGTCTGAAGGAACCCAGGCGCCCCGTCAGTCCACGGAGAACTCAGGCCCTAAGAGCAGACACTCCAGGGGCCCCGCCCGGTCCCACGCGGGCTGCgtcgagagagagggagagagagaggtgggccCTGAGCAGAGCCCTCCAATGTCCACTCCAGGGGCCCAGAGGCCGGGCGTCTGTGCAGACCCTGCCATCTCACCTGTCCCTTCCTCTGTGGCCCACGCCACCCACCTGCCCTCAGAGGAACAGCTCGAAGCCGGGAGTCTGCGTGAAGTCACG CCGGGCCGCAGACAGCCCCCGCTCCCATGCCCGCAGCCTGCAGCCCACCTGCCGGCCCCTCCCAGCggccctcccccacctgcccGCACTGCCCCCGGCGGCCCCTCGTCACCACGACGTGACACCTCCGCATCaaccccccttcccttccctccagcaGTAGGTGCCCCCGAGGTCTGTGCCTGCTCCCACGTGACCTGTGGTCCCCAGAGAGGTGGGCTCTGTGTCCGACCAGACAGGCCAGTGGAGGAGAGGGCCCTCAGCAGGGCCCCGCGGCGGCCACAGCGGCAGAGCCAGAAGCCCGCTGGCAGGGCAGGGGCCCCAGTATGGGCTTGCCCGGGGCCCAGCCCCGCCTCGTGGTGCCCAGATCGTGCCGACAAGCAGGACGGACGGGGCAGAGGCTGCCGGTGGAGCGGAGACCAGACGATTGAGGGAGTGAGAGGCGTGTGTGCCCCGGACAAGCCCCGTCAGCCCTCCCCAGAACGCTCAGCGCTCGAGGGCGCTGGAGGGGGGCTGAACACGTCAGGGCCAGACGGGTGGAGGCCAGAG CTGTCCTGCTCTGAGCCTCTGATCCCCCAGCCACCTTCCCTGCCTGACCCCCGCAGCCTGGCTCCCGCTGTCCCGCTCCTGCACCCATCTCCCTCCG AGGCCACGTATGGCCCCAGGGTGGTCCCGTCGCACAAGGAAGACATCCCTAATGGCAGAATCAGGCAGCGGCCGCCGGCTCCCATCACAGGGAACTCCCAGAGCTGGCGCTGCACCAGGGGAGCCAGGGTGCACAGGGCCGGCCCCGTGGGCCAGGCTGACCAGGATACAACTGTGCCAGTGTGGACCTCGATCCACTCCCCCGCCCACCTTCTGGGCCAGGGTCTCAGCTCACTGTCCTACATCATCTTCCTCTCCTGGGCCAGGCTCTCCGGCTGTG GGCCAGCTCTGCTCCTTACCCCCACTCTGCCTGCTGTGGCCACTCTGCGGCCTCCTGCACCTCTGCTCGTCAGAAGCAAAGTCCCCGTGGGGGGGCCACCGGATCTGACCAGTGAGATTGACCCCTGGTGCCCCCTGGGGTGTCCTCCCAAGGCCGACGGAG AGGGAGCCTGCAGGTGTGATTGCGGGGACTGTGTGGTGAAGTCCGACGGTGACCATGTGCTGTGTGAGACCCCGTGTGTCTGCGTGCTGCTGGGTGTGCAGGGTGCCCCCCTCTCCCTACCTCCCAGGGCCTGTTTCATCACGAACTCCATGGTGATGGCTTTGAGTTCTCAGCGGCTCCTCGGAGGGTCACAGCTCACATGCGAATGTGGCCAGGAGTTCTCTGCTTGGGGAGAGGACATGATCACAG GGATGGGGGCGTGCAGCTCTGAGGAGCCTGCCTTTGAGAAGCGGGGGCAGGCCCAGGGGCGTTTGGAGGTGACTGGCTCTGCTGCCTCTTTGGTGGAGCCCTGGGCCACAGGGGCGGGGACCCATCTAAAGGATGGGAAAG CACCGCGCCGGCGGACAGCGCCCGCCGGGGGCCGACTGAGCGCCCAGCCCGGGCCGGGTAGGGGGCATCTGGGGCCGAGTGCCCGCCCTGCGGGTCCTGGGAAGGAGCTGCGCGCGGGGGCGCCGGTTACCTTCCTGGGGCTGGGGCCGGGGCGCGGGCGGGCGGTCAGCGGCAGAGCGCGCTCGGGCCGGCCGGGTCCATGTGGCGCCCCTGGAAATGCGGCGGCAGCTGAAGGGCACCGCGAGGAGGGCGCATCACATGTAGGcgttccccgccccccgcccgcgTCCGAGCGTGACGAGGTGGGCGGGGCCGCGGCGGCTGGGCGGGCGCCCGCGGGAGGCGGGGACCGGAGGGGCGGAGCCGCGCCCCCCTTTCCCCTCCAAAACGCTGACCCCGGGCCGgattcggggggggggggaatcccGGGGCGCGAGCTCCCGAGCCAGCGCGCACGACCCCGGCCCACCCCTCAGTCCAGAAGCCCAGATACTGCCCCCAGCCACCGCCACCCGCTCTGTGTGGACCGGGCGGGGGCCGACCCCCCAACGCCTAGACAGGGTCCCGCACTCCCATCCGCTTCCGCCC ccccgcccccgccgcggcCGCCCCCTCCCCGAGGCCTCCGGGATTTCCTCTGCGGCGTTAACCGCGCTGCGGGGAGACCGGGGTCGCTGCAAGGTCGGCGGCTCGGCCTCCAGTCCCACCGCCCCTCCTGGGGTCGCAAGAGTGTTGTGGGAGGGGTCCGGGTCTCCGCTGGCCTCCTGGTTG GCCCAACTGTGCGCATCGGTGGCCCGGCAGGGCCCCCCAGCCGGCAGga GACGCACGGGGCTGCAGCCTCCCCGGACGCAGGGGCTGTGGGAGCTGGCCTCGGCTCTGTCCATTCCTCCTGCCAGCCGGCTCTGGGCGAGGAGGTGCAAG GTGGGCGCTCACGGCCCCGTGAGCACCCAGAAGAGGACCTGGGTTCCGGTGACCAGTGCCCAAGCCTGCAGCCGGCCGGAGAGGCAGGAGCTGAGCGGGAGACGTCCATAACGGCAAGAAAGGCCAAGCCAAGGGCACCCGTCAGCGTCAGCGGGCTGAAGACCCAGGAGGGTGTCGGGGTGGAGGAGGTGGGTG cgtCCTGGAAGCCCCTGCCTGGCTCCCTGCACGGCTCCCTGCACTCCCTCCAGGGAGGCCTGGTGCCTGCTGGTCCCCTGTATCCCGGGAGGGCCCAGGATCACTTGAAGTCCTTCTTCAATCCTGGCATGGGGCCTG AGGCTGCTCCTCGAGTTCCAGACCAGGGGGCCCCTCGGTTACCACCCGGGAACCCTGAGGACGCCCCCCTTCCTGAGGAGCTGGCCCAGG CTCTGCCATCACCCCCATCCTACTCCAGAGGCCTCCTCCACCCACCATCGGCTGCCCGGACCAGCCTCGGGGACCTTTCACAGGACACTCCGTCAGAGGCCTGGCTCAGGGCCCAGACAGAGGGCGGTTGGCCTGTGCAG AGTGAGGCCAGGCCTGTGTGGGTCCCGCTGGAGGGTTTCACGCCCAGGAGGCACGGGGAGATGCCTGTCTACTCAGTTGGGGAAGGGTCTTCCTTTGGTCCCGGGTC aAACCCTGCGGCTAGTTCCTCGGCGCACCTGGAGCGGTCAGCCTGCAgcccgggaggggaggggagtccgGGGCCCGGCCGGCTTCTCTGGATCACGTCCACCACCTCGGAGGGGCCTACGAGGTGA